CCCATGGGATATGGTCATGGGAAAAGGGAATAGGGGAATATAAAGTTGTAGAGGGTTATGGAAGACCTTATGACTGGAGAGATGCAATAAAATTTCCTGGAGTATATGATGTGAGTTTTGCAAAAGAGATATTTGAAAAATATAAACTGTTTGATATAGAGCCAAATAATGAAGTGTTAGTTGATGGTAGTGAGGAGATAAGGATTTCTAAAGGTAAAGATAAGATTTTAATTTATACACCATTTAATTTAGATATAAAGCTTAAGTTAGAAGAAGATTATGAATGGGAAGGAATAGAACTTAAGGAAAGAATAATATTTGTACCTGAGATAAAAA
This genomic interval from Dictyoglomus sp. contains the following:
- a CDS encoding DUF4038 domain-containing protein, which codes for RPIVNGEPCYEGLGSIGNFKKYGRFTRDDVRKAVWQSLLSGAKAGITYGAHGIWSWEKGIGEYKVVEGYGRPYDWRDAIKFPGVYDVSFAKEIFEKYKLFDIEPNNEVLVDGSEEIRISKGKDKILIYTPFNLDIKLKLEEDYEWEGIELKERIIFVPEIKREGENILIKRIPFNSDLLFIGVKK